The Thermoflavifilum sp. genome contains a region encoding:
- a CDS encoding N(4)-(beta-N-acetylglucosaminyl)-L-asparaginase, which yields MTHRREFLKATTAGLFGISLLPVRNKLRLKVQRQVKPLVISTWDFGIQANAAAWAILQNGGRALDAVEAGVRVPEADPNIQTIGLGGLPDRDGHVTLDACIMDEHGNAGAVACLEHIVHAISVARKVMEKTPHVMLVGEGALQFALSQGFPKQNLLTPSSEKAWKEWLKTAHYHPVINIENQLSPAHHDSTYSSHHPGDSFNHDTIGMLAIDQQGNLSGACTTSGLAFKMHGRVGDSPIIGAGLFVDNEVGAATATGVGEANMRICGTHTVVELMRQGHHPEEACRLALERLVKKQPDYARSIQLAFLAVDKNGTIGAYALQKGFTYAVYTPDIPNRLMESKSIY from the coding sequence ATGACCCACAGAAGAGAATTCTTAAAAGCAACGACGGCCGGCCTGTTTGGCATTTCTTTGCTGCCTGTTCGAAACAAACTCCGACTGAAAGTTCAACGTCAGGTTAAACCCCTGGTGATTTCCACCTGGGATTTTGGTATTCAGGCCAATGCCGCTGCCTGGGCGATCCTGCAAAACGGCGGTCGAGCCCTGGATGCCGTGGAGGCGGGCGTGCGCGTGCCCGAAGCCGATCCCAATATCCAGACCATCGGCCTGGGCGGATTGCCCGATAGAGACGGGCATGTAACCCTCGATGCCTGCATCATGGATGAACACGGCAATGCTGGCGCCGTAGCCTGCCTGGAACATATCGTACACGCCATTTCCGTAGCCCGGAAAGTGATGGAAAAAACGCCTCACGTGATGCTGGTGGGAGAAGGTGCTTTGCAATTCGCCCTCTCGCAGGGTTTTCCCAAACAGAATTTGCTTACCCCTTCTTCAGAAAAGGCCTGGAAAGAATGGCTGAAAACAGCGCATTATCATCCCGTCATCAATATTGAAAATCAACTTTCACCTGCCCATCACGATTCTACCTATTCCTCTCATCATCCCGGCGATTCATTCAACCATGATACCATCGGCATGCTGGCTATCGACCAGCAGGGCAATCTGTCGGGAGCCTGTACGACCAGCGGACTGGCCTTTAAAATGCATGGGCGGGTGGGCGATTCTCCCATCATTGGAGCCGGATTATTTGTGGATAATGAAGTGGGAGCGGCTACAGCCACCGGCGTCGGCGAAGCCAATATGCGCATCTGCGGCACCCATACGGTGGTGGAACTCATGCGGCAGGGCCATCATCCCGAAGAAGCCTGCCGCCTGGCGCTGGAACGCCTGGTGAAAAAACAACCCGACTATGCCCGCAGCATTCAGCTGGCATTTCTGGCTGTCGATAAGAATGGCACCATTGGAGCCTATGCGCTACAAAAAGGATTTACCTATGCGGTGTACACACCCGATATACCGAACAGATTGATGGAAAGCAAGAGTATTTATTGA
- a CDS encoding AtpZ/AtpI family protein produces MPQEPQRKDSSWLRYAGLTTELLVTIGLGAWLGLWIDRKVHLSIPVFTLVLSLGALIVALWRLIKSMRDG; encoded by the coding sequence ATGCCGCAAGAGCCACAGCGTAAGGATTCGTCCTGGTTGCGTTACGCTGGATTAACTACCGAGCTGCTGGTCACCATTGGCCTGGGAGCATGGCTGGGATTATGGATCGACCGGAAAGTGCATTTATCAATTCCGGTGTTTACCCTGGTTTTGTCTTTGGGAGCATTGATTGTAGCTTTGTGGCGATTGATCAAATCTATGCGTGATGGATAA
- a CDS encoding polymer-forming cytoskeletal protein, with product MFGKSHSSTHRTSPCSEVNLIASGTLIRGYITSAGDIRIDGKLDGTLSTDARVVVGKEGEIHGDIICKSADIMGKVKGTIRVEDLLSLKETAVVEGDIYTHRLEMASSAVFNGQCKMQPAAAQMQAPAMNDEEPEITLEHAARATA from the coding sequence ATGTTTGGAAAGTCACATTCATCCACGCATCGGACCTCTCCTTGCAGTGAAGTGAACCTTATCGCTTCAGGTACCCTGATTCGCGGGTACATTACCTCCGCTGGGGATATTCGTATTGATGGGAAACTCGATGGCACCCTGAGTACGGATGCACGGGTGGTGGTGGGAAAGGAAGGAGAAATCCATGGCGACATCATTTGCAAGTCGGCCGATATCATGGGCAAGGTAAAAGGTACCATCCGGGTAGAAGATTTATTGAGCTTGAAAGAAACGGCTGTTGTGGAGGGCGATATTTACACCCATCGGCTGGAAATGGCTTCATCAGCTGTTTTCAATGGCCAGTGTAAAATGCAGCCTGCTGCAGCTCAAATGCAGGCCCCAGCCATGAATGATGAAGAGCCCGAAATTACGCTCGAACATGCCGCAAGAGCCACAGCGTAA